CAATCCTGTCCTAATTGGAGAGCCTGGTGTGGGGAAAACGGCGATTTCTGAAGGGTAAGCCCTTAGTCAAAGCTAGAGCCTTGTCTCTATTTAGAAGTTTTTATAGGAAACTGGATTGAATTATTTGTCTTGTCCAAAGGCTTGCCTTTGGGCACGTATCCTCGCCATTACTTTGTGTTTGTGCGTGTTAATCTTAATGTACCTTCTTCAACAGGCTTGCTCAAAGAATTGTTCAAGGTGACGTACCTCAGGCTCTAATGAATCGTAAGGTGTGTGCTATATCCATTGGCACAAATGTGCTAATCTGTGCATATGATTGGTGAAGTCTGGATATTGATCTGACCTACTGTCTCTTGTTACAGCTAATATCACTTGACATGGGTTCCCTCATTGCTGGGGCAAAATATCGGGGAGAATTTGAGGATAGGCTGAAGGCTGTACTCAAGGAAGTTACAGAATCAGATGGCCAAATTGTACTCTTCATTGATGAGATTCATACAGTTGTTGGTGCAGGTGATATGCTTagtaaattattttcaaatgtcTGATTTTTAAATACGGAAAAAGCTATCCAATGCAGCTTTCATAATCTTTGTTATTTCTATTTCAAGaagcatttttctttctattgGTCCCCAATAAAGTTATACTAACTTACAAGAACTGACCCCTTCTATGCCGTTTGTGATTAATTCTACATAGAAATTTTCATTCTCCACATTGAATTTGACAGTAGATTGTCGTAGTTCCTAGTATGTGGACATGAAACATAGTGAAGAATGAAAATGCTGATTTTGACCCAAATCTCTGATTTTGCTTTCAGGTGCCACAAATGGTGCAATGGATGCAGGCAATCTGTTGAAGCCTATGCTTGGTCGAGGAGAGTTGCGTTGTATTGGTGCAACAACCCTGAATGAATATCGCAAGTATATTGAGAAAGACCCAGCATTGGAGCGTCGTTTTCAGCAAGTTTATGTTGATCAACCTACGGTTGAAGATACCATTTCTATACTACGGGGACTACGTGAAAGATATGAGCTACATCATGGAGTCCGCATTTCTGACAGTGCACTTGTGGAAGCTGCAATTCTTTCAGACCGTTACATCAGTGGCCGATTTTTACCCGATAAAGGTAATAATAAATCACACAACACAACATTTGAAAGGTTCGTGTTATGTTGAAAAACTAGTGTGTTAGTTAGATTTCCGTATACTTGGCACTTGGAAATGGCAGACGTATGTCACACGTCCATGGAAGTTGTTTTTGATTTAGTTTTCTTCAATTAACAGCTGGGGTGTAAGGTTCTGAAAAGTTTTGTAGCCCATAGCTTAAGAAATACTGGTTTTTCCTATTAATGTTAAGATCTATGTGTAGTTGAGAGCTAATATACTTTCAAATTGCAGCTATTGACCTAGTTGATGAAGCAGCTGCCAAACTGAAAATGGAAATTACTTCAAAACCAACTGTCCTTGATGAGATCAACCGTTCGGTGTTGAAGCTGGAGATGGAGAGGCTTTCTCTCAAAAATGATACAGATAGAGCTTCCAAAGATAGGTTGTATCGGATTGAAGCTGAGTTGTCTATCCTCAAGGAGAAGCAAGCCCAGCTGACTGAACAGTGGGAGCATGAAAAGTCTGTCATGACCCGCATTCAGTCAATCAAAGAAGAGGTATGTTTGTAATGTACTTGTTTTTAATGTCAATAGTTTCTTTCTTATAATATATGTTTGTTGTGTCAAAGGTGAAACAAAGTTTGTAAGTGGATGTAAGCTTCCTAATTTCTTAGTTAAATCAATTGATTTCGAAAATAGACTGTGGAAATTGGTTATAAATAATGAAGTATAAGGATTTCTATTTGACTAACTTTTCTGTTCATTTATACAGATTGACAGAGTAAATCTTGAGATCCAGCAGGCTGAACGTGAGTATGATCTTAATCGTGCTGCTGAACTGAAGTATGGGAGCCTCAACTCTTTGCAGCGACAACTTGGAAGTGCAGAAAAAGAGTTGGTCGAATATATGAAATCTGGAAAGTCCATGCTGAGAGAGGAAGTTACTGGAAGCGATATTGCTGAAATTGTTAGTAAATGGACGGGTATCCCTGTTTCCAAGCTCCAACAATCAGAAAGGGAGAAGCTATTACATTTGGAGGAAGAGCTGCATAAACGCGTTGTGGGCCAAGATCCTGCCGTGAAAGCGGTAGCTGAGGCTATTCAGCGATCTCGAGCTGGTCTCTCAGATCCACGCCGCCCAATTGCTAGTTTCATGTTCATGGGTCCCACCGGTGTTGGAAAGACAGAACTAGCCAAGGCACTTGCTTCATACTTGTTCAACACAGAAGAAGCTCTTGTTAGAATTGATATGAGTGAATACATGGAAAAGCATGCAGTTTCAAGATTAATTGGGGCCCCACCTGGTTATGTGGGATATGAGGAAGGTGGACAGCTGACAGAGACAGTTCGAAGAAGGCCATATGCAGTCATTCTCTTTGACGAGATAGAGAAGGCCCATTCTGATGTTTTCAATGTGTTCCTTCAGATTTTAGATGATGGGAGAGTAACTGATTCCCAGGGTCGCACTGTGAGTTTTACAAACACTGTCATAATTATGACATCAAATGTGGGTTCACAGTATATACTCAACACAGATGATGATGTCTCACCAAAGGAATTAGGATACGAAACCATTAAGCAGCGGGTATTGGATGCTGCAAGATCAATCTTTCGTCCTGAGTTTATGAACCGGGTTGACGAGTACATAGTTTTCCAACCTCTGGACCGCGATCAGATAAACACCATCGTCAAGTTACAGGTAACTTTCTCTAGAATGATGCTTCCTTGGCTTAACAATTATTTTCTTCTGCAAGCACTTCCttgaattataatttattatgggaatgatttttgttttttcaattgtcAACTTTGCTCACACATCCAAGGTAATAGAATTTCTGAACTCTGCCACCCCATACTTATGGGGGTGGAGCCGTGGATGCCATCAGGCTAAAGGCATTGGGAATGAGGATTGTATCATCTTTTTGATGTCTATACTGAATTGTGAGCATACACTTTCCTATTCCCAGTGGAGTGTCAGAGATCCAAGGAGTCAGGGATCCTTCAAATATTTTGGGCTAGTTTAGGTTTCATTTAATGGATCTTAGTCAGCTGATTAATGGGATCAAGACTAATAAATGGTTCCACTCAGTGAATAGGATGTGCATGTTTGTATGTGCATTGGGGTCTTGTCACGATATTTGTTGGACCTTCATACAATCATTTATACAAGCATGCCAAACCAAGATCTTGGTCTCTTTGAACTGACTTTGAGGAAACTTGTTTTAGAtcgtgtttgagaaataaagtttttaagtcaaaaagagcttttgggcaaaacttcatttttaaacttttgttaaaagtgtgttttgacaattgttaggctttttgaacctttaaaacatttttaaattttttttaccgaacgagtatttttttttttaaacagactttttgagtattaaaagcacttttaggcctcttaaacgcaatttattttttttgggaacaaCTTCAAAAGCTTACTTTGTGCGTGCATGTATTTTGCAGTTGGGACGAGTACAAAAGAGGCTTGCAGACCGGAAGATAAAAATTCAGGTGACCGAAGCAGCTGTTCAGCTACTTGGAGATCTTGGGTATGACCCAAACTATGGTGCTAGGCCAGTCAAGCGAGTGATTCAACAGAATGTTGAAAATGAACTCGCAAAGGGCATCTTAAGAGGAGAGTTTAAGGATGAAGAGACGGTGTTAATAGACACTGAAGTCACAGCATTTTCTAATGGCCAGCTCCCCCAACAAAAGCTGGTTTTCAAGAGGCTTGAATCTGGAATAGAAGCTCCAGCTGCAGAGGATAAAGGAGTCTTCTCACCAACTCTTTGAACTTGTATTTAGTTTCATTATGCctaaattttgacaaaaaagattatatgctaatattaATGAGTTTCTTCTTGTATATCACATGCTTTCTTGTAGAAATTACAAGCTTCGAGTTAGTCAATGGTTAATATATCTTGTATCTAAATTGTGATGCACTATAAATCCGAAACCAATCTTGGTGTGAAAGGGGGCATATGATATggcattctttttctttgtagaaaaatctttttgcatGCCAAATGTATGCTTGTAGCTTGATTGTAAAATGCATGCCATAGAGATGATTGTTAAGACCATCAATCCATGGATTTATCAACTTTTTGTATCTATTTGTATGTCTTCTTAGTCATGTTCCAGAATCCTGATACGGTAATGAAAAGTTGAAAAGATGAACTTGTGGCTATGAGATTATAGTATACTTGCATGGCATGCTGCATGGCCAGCTGAAACGAGACGACAAACTTAGGTCggggtttttttatattcaaatatttaattaaataattttcatttttaatcattcttcttgctttttgccttagaatttttttcccaaatttccCACTCATGACCCAATAACTTCCCACTTAACGCTTCCTTTCTGTTCTGTAACCTCCTATATCTGCTGTCTTCTCTCGCTCTTTCTCTCTGTGGCTATCAACTTCAGCTTTGTAGTTATACTCCATGCCATATTGCCATACTATTAAACTACTTTTGGTTGcgaagaaaaatatttgaggTGTTAAAGAGGTTTTGCTCGAACCCTCTTATAAAAACTAATGTCACATTTCACCttatttcgacgtaaaatgttccaattttcttgaaaatatatatatttttttgacatttggCTTGTGCAAACAATGAGCAATGTAAAAAATGGCAGGCAACTTCTAATAGAGGTTCAACGGTGGTTCGACgatttgaaaaagagaaggtTAAACTCCAAAATAgcttacagttttttttttttttttttttttttttttttttttaaattcgtTTTACGGAaattaaataagcttttttagtcgaaataaaaatgtttttggtttgactattattttttattgcactaaACATCggaaaatacgaaaaatattagaaaaaacaaaaaatcattctACGCCAAAACAATGGAGCTTTTAAGTGTTATATGAgtgaaaaaattatgtaataaatttgataggtaaatttaattaattactggTTAATTTAAGAAGTACTACTTAATTTCTAAGGAGCTCCAAATAATTTACTCAATTAACTACTCAAACCACCCTTAAATTTGTGGGATCCACATGTGagttcacaaattcaatggtagatttacAAAAGAGATGTTGAAAAATGGTTGAGAAAATATTGTATAACATGtcccaataaaaataatagtacCCATAAAAAAATCTAGTTTCTCGACATTTCCATTTCTGGCTAGTGGCTACGTACCAACGGTACCATACAAGTAAGTCTATGGTGATTTCGTAATGAAAATCAGTAAttaattatgtctttttataaGCTTCATTGATCTAAAGACTGACTTTCATTGTCACATCATAATTATATACAAGTCATAAGAGagtactaaatagcattattatgtgagaaatacatttttttttattaatgctattaaaaaaagggttaagtACCTAATTCTCCCTAGGATTTcagcactttattttttgccatcTAGGTTTCATTTCGATCATAGAAGgtacatgtggttttgataaaagacagAAATGGTACCTCcattaaaatttcatttaaaacttAATGGAACActacgtcagcaccaatcaaatgtcacAACGTGTCatgtaattatttttcattaaaaaaaaaaaaaaaaaaatcgtagccaccccttggccaggTGGAGCAAGGGGGTGGCCTTAACCACCCCCAAAACCCACTGGTTTCTTGACGGCTAGGCTTTGCAGATTTAAGGAATATGGTTTGAATAATGTTTCAGTCATGATCGGTATTTGGCTAGCTTTTCCGCATGTGTTGAGTAACTTGAGTGGGGATGGTGAATTGGGTGGTGAAATTGATGCCTTGTTTGATGATTTGAAAAGGGTTTTTTGTAGATTTTGATTTGGCAAGTTGTGGGAAACTCCTCCGAGAATGGAAAGTTGGGTAGTTGACAAAATTGTTTAGGGAGATGAAGCTTGAGGCGATCGTACGTTTGGTTTTGCCACAAAGAGGCAAAGTAATTTGACAAAGCAATAAAAGAAGCAAAGCAATcagaaattaagagaaaaataaaaagatgaaccATCACGTTTTGCTCATCCAACCGAGTTTTGAAGGTTCccatttttttcacttaaagaaatttggatttttttttttttttaattcttcatttgtgatgtatattttggtagttgtTAGTGTCAATTTGATTaggaaaattactcttttcaaatttgtcAGTTTTGAACTTGGTTTAAAATaccatgtttcacactttcactcaaataccacttcccctctttttcacatatagaaatttggatttttatttattattattattttttgtaatgtatatttcggtagttgttggtgccaatttgattaagaaaattactcttttcaaattcgtcagttttggacttggtttaaaatatcatgtttcacacttttactCAAACACTACTTCTCCTTTTTTCACgtatagaaatttggattttttcttttttttttctttttttttttttttaaaaaatttcctatTCTTCatttgtgatatatattttggtagttgtTAGTGTCAATTTGATTaggaaaattactcttttcaaatttatcagTTTTGAACTTGGTTTAAAACaccatgtttcacactttcactcaaataccacttcccctctttttcacatatagaaatttggatttttatttattttttattttttgtaatgtatatttcggtagttgttggtgccaatttgattaagaaaattactcttttcaaattcgtcagttttggacttggtttaaaatatcatgtttcacacttttactCAAACACTACTTCTCCTTTTTTCACgtatagaaatttggattttttcttttttttttctttttttttttttttaaaaaatttcctatTCTTCatttgtgatatatattttggtagttgtTAGTGTCAATTTGATTaggaaaattactcttttcaaatttatcagTTTTGAACTTGGTTTAAAACaccatgtttcacactttcactcaaataccacttcccctctttttcacatatagaaatttggatttttatttattttttattttttgtaatgtatatttcggtagttgttggtgccaatttgattaagaaaattactcttttcaaattcgtcagttttggacttggtttaaaatatcatgtttcacacttttactCAAACACCACATATCCTTTTTTTCAAgtatagaaatttggattttttttattttttttttaaattttttaattttcctattCTTCATTTGTCATGTATATTTCGGTAGTTGTTGGTGCCAATTTGATTAacaaaattactcttttcaaattcgtcAATTTTGGACTTGGTTTAAAACACCATGTTTCACTTTCACTCAAACAACACTCCCCTTTTTTTCACgtatagaaatttggattttttttttaatttttattttgttttgttttttctattcgTCATTTATGATATATATTTAGTTGTTGGTGctaatttgattaagaaaatcactcttttcaaatttgaaaactGACACATTCATTCCCTTCCCAAAACTCGTACATATATGATAGGAGAGTTTTTAGTAGGAGGGCACAAAATTGCGACATGTGACGTTTTAAAATGCTATCAAGTgtcattttaagttaaaaacaatcaaaagttgccatgtttcacactttcactCAAACACTGCTTCCCCTTCCATTAAAACTAACCGTCTTTACATTTTAAAACAACACATATgacaaggaagaaaagaaaattattatcaTCAACAaggttctcttctctttctttttctttttctttttgtgcttcttgagaaaaaaaatgtttgtttaatttgcacaatttttttttctctccaaacgTTTTTCAGTTTGTTTCTAGATCGTCCTCctgttcaaaatattttaaaaatcagatttaattacGTTTGCACAATTGTTgttctctctaaatttttttctcctcctgctcaaaatatttcaaaaatcaaatttaattacgTTAGTACattttttgttctctccaagtgtttttcagtttgttttgatttcaatattttgtttcacTTTCACTCAAACATGGCTGCTCGTTCCATTGAACGTGATAAACGAACCGTCTTTACACTTTAAAACATTACAGACTACAACTAACAAACAGAAAATCATCTTTGTCAACaaggttttcttctctttcattttctttctatgcttcttgtgagaaaaaaaaaatgttccatttaatttgtacaatttttttctctcgaAACTTTTTTCAGTTTGTTTCTAAATCGTCTTCTcgttcaaaatatttcaaaaatcaaatttaattacatttgtataatttttgttctctccaaaTGTTTTTCTCCTCctattcaaaatatttcaaaaattagatttaattacgtttgtaaaatttttgttctctccaaatgttttttagtttgttttgatttcaatattttgtttctagAGATCGTCCTCCTATTCAAACTCTTTCAAAATTTAGATTTGATTctgtttgtgcaatttttttttttttgtttcacttCAAAcgtttttctgtttgttttgatttcaatattttttcaaatgtttttttttttaaaaaaatgtaactcTTGTTGACAGTATAATATGCGTGAACAGGTTTTGTAAACCAATAATGACGAAACCAAGGCCGGCACCAGCCAAGCCAGCTACTCCTGAGGCACCACCAACGTCCCCACCTCCTGAGGCCGGTGAGCAGCAACCTCAGGGTCGTGATGCCAATGCCAATTCAATGCCCATTCTAGCTcagcacacacacacaaacacgcATATATATTGTTTACTCTAACATGGCATACTCTTGCATTATCATAAATGGCAGTACAACATGCTTCCTTTATGTAGCGTGAATGATATAAGCCTAGATGACTCCAGTAACTAGTGTTAGTATTATGATGGACAAAGACGTCACAGTAAGTCGTAATGAAGAGTGACTTGGTCCCACTCACATGAGCCCACTTTTTCTGATTTCCTAGAGCTTTGTAAGTCCTTTTCCCATCAATAGGGTTTTTTTGTATATTCCATGTGCATATGAGTTGCGTCCCTTTGCTCGTTTGTCAATatacttattacttataaaaaagaaaagcttcaaattgtaTTTGCTGCTTTGataatctttttatttcatGTACTCAACATagttatggaaaaaaaaaaaaaaattgtgcttaaTGCTTAAGCACAATTTGACAGCCATTGAATTTATTACAGATCCTGAGGGGAAGTATGAAGCACTGGAAAAATATGGAAAAGATTTGACAGCCATGGCAAACGCAGGGAAGCTTGACGCAGTGATAGGAAGAGATGATGAAATACACAGGTGCATACAGATTCTTTCCAGGAGAACAAAGAACAATCCTGTCCTAATTGGAGAGCCTGGAGTAGGGAAAACAGCGATTTCTGAAGGGTAAGCCCTTAGTCGTACCTAGAGCCTTGTCTCTATTTAGGAGTTTTTATAGGGACCTGGATTGAATTATTTGTCTTGTTCGAAGGCTTGCCTTTGGGCACTTATCCTCGCAATTCCTTTGTGTTTGTGCATGTTAATCTTAATGTACCTTCTTCAACAGGCTTGCTCAAAGAATTGTTCAAGGTGACGTACCTCAGGCTCTAATGATTTGTAAGGTGTGTGCTATATCCATTGGCACAAATGTGCTAATCTGTTCATATGATTGGTGAAGTCTGGATATTGATCTGACCTACTTTCTCTCGTTACAGCTAATATCACTTGACATGGGTTCCCTCATTGCTGGGGCAAAATATCGGGGAGAATTTGAGGATAGGCTGAAGGCTGTACTCAAGGAAGTTACAGAATCAGATGGCCAAATTATACTCTTCATTGATGAGATTCATACAGTTGTTGGTCCAGGTGATATGCTTAGTAAGTTATTTTCAAATGTCTGATTTTTAAATACAGAGTAAGCTAGCCAATGCAGCTTTCATAATCTTTGTTATTTCTATTTCAAGaagcatttttctttctattgGTCCCCAATAAAGTTGAACTAACTTACTAGAACTTACCCCTTCTATGCCGTTTGTGATTAATTCTACATAGAAATTTTCATTCTCCACATTGAATTTGACAGTAGATTGTCGTAGTTCCTAGTATGTGGACATGAAACATAGTAAAGAATGAAAATGCTGATTTTGACCCAAATCTCTGATTTCGCTTTCAGGTGCCACAAATGGTGCAGTGGATGCAGGCANNNNNNNNNNNNNNNNNNNNNNNNNNNNNNNNNNNNNNNNNNNNNNNNNNNNNNNNNNNNNNNNNNNNNNNNNNNNNNNNNNNNNNNNNNNNNNNNNNNNAAGGAAGTGCCGCACAGCTGAGGGGGAGgggtttctccccctccccTCCTCCTCTCTTTCCCCCTCTCTTTCCTTGATCTGTTCCTCCCTCCCTTCCCCATTTTCcttccctccctctctttcccgatctgtgtttcttttctattttgtgtttgttttttgatttcgctttcttttccctattgttgttctttgtttgcttgtttattttttcttgctaggtgtttgtttgggcacactttgtgggtgccgctcatggggggattcactcaaacttccccccaatTCTTTGAGTGCGctgccgatctcctccgcgccagctttgttgtttactgtcttctgctgggtcttttcacgcgtccccaCCGCGATGTGCTTCCAACGCCATCTACGCATCGGTTTCCGACAAGCACGCGATCGGTTTTTCTTCCGGCTGCTGTCATCCGCCTAAtgtgctcctatttttaaatttttagttgtattgctttgattttccctgtatttttcttgtttttcttgctgcttgtaataaggccatgtCTTCTCTCTTGATCTactcgcttgttattttggtccagacccctggggttgtggatgtgaacgatatcctggctttcgggtttaagaggatgtgtgtcggcatagggtccttttgatcccagggtcgaggaataagagctacctatgcattagtttgtgtctgcctagcgcagatctgttattctaactgaagattagttataggttagcggatgtttggcgtATTTGATGTGTAATATTTTAGTTACAActttaatcttttagcttcggctaggatctttcagaacgttatgttctgtgattataagagttttaatgctcttgattcctctattaatgagataagaatgattttccttcaagaaaaaaaatagcattaataaatagatatgtatttctcacataataatgctatttagtactCTCATATGACTCGTATACAATTATGATATGACAATGAAAGTCAGTCTTTGAATCAATGGAGCTTATAAAAAGACATCATTAATTACTGATTTTCATTACGAGATCACCATAGACTTACTTGTATGGTACGTAGCCACTAGCCAAAAATGGAAATGTCaagaaattagatttttttatgggtactattatttttattgagacATGTTATACAATATTTTCTCAACCATTTTTCAACATCTCTTTTGtaaatctatcattgaatttgtgaactCACATGTGGATCCCACAAATTTAAGGGTGGTTTGAGTAGTTAATTGAGTAAATTATTTGGAGCTCCTTAGAAATTaaccactaattaattaaatttacctatcaAATTTATTACATAACTTTTTCACTCATATAACACTTAAAAGCTTCAtttgttttggcgtaaaatgattttttttttttttaatatttttcgtattttccTATGTTTAGTGCaaccaaaaataatagtcaaaccaaaaacattttcattttgactaaaaaagcttatttaatttccgtaaacgtttttttttcttttcaccatAAGCTATTTTTGAAGTTTaacttctctttttcaaatcGTCGAACTACCACTGAACCTCTATTAGAAGGTGCCTGCCATTTTTTACATTGCCCATTGTTTGCACAAGccaaatgtcaaaaaaataatttcaagaaaattagAACATTTTACGTctaaataagattaaaaaaaaaaaaaaaaaggtgaaatgtGACATGAGTTTTTTATAAGAGGGTTCGAGCAAAACCTCTTTAACAcctcaaatatttttcttcgCAACCAAAAGTAGTTTAATAGCATGGCAATATGGCATGGAGTATAACTAGAAAAGCTGAAGTTGATAGCCACAGAGATAAAGAGCGAGAGAAGACAGCAGATATAGGAGGTTACAGAACAGAAAGGAAGCGTTAAGTGGGAAGTTATTGGGTCATGAGTGggaaatttgggaaaaaaattctaaggcaaaaagcaagaagaatgattaaaaatgaaaattatttaattaaatatttgaatataaaaaaaccccGACCTAAGTTTGTCGTCTCGTTTCAGCTGGCCATGCAGCATGCCATGCAAGTATACTATAATCTCATAGCCACAAGTTCATCTTTTCAACTTTTCATTACCGTATCAGGATTCTGGAACATGACTAAGAAGACATACAAATAGATACAAAAAGTTGATAAATCCAT
This window of the Corylus avellana chromosome ca5, CavTom2PMs-1.0 genome carries:
- the LOC132180795 gene encoding chaperone protein ClpB3, chloroplastic, whose product is MASSTTSFSGVSLGLSRSVRTDCCNRNALFAQPPRMSFFPAKPRSLKALKQLQLSRNGVFPKGFQRFGRPSRQLVIRCDASSGRITQQEFTDLAWQGIVSSPEVAKENKHQIVETEHLMKALLEQKNGLARRIFSKVGVDNTRLLEATDKFIQRQPKVLGESAGSMLGRDLEALVQRAREYKKEYGDSFISVEHLVLGFVQDQRFGKQLFRDFQISLQTLKSAIEAIRGHQSVIDQDPEGKYEALEKYGKDLTAMAKAGKLDPVIGRDDEIRRCIQILSRRTKNNPVLIGEPGVGKTAISEGLAQRIVQGDVPQALMNRKLISLDMGSLIAGAKYRGEFEDRLKAVLKEVTESDGQIVLFIDEIHTVVGAGATNGAMDAGNLLKPMLGRGELRCIGATTLNEYRKYIEKDPALERRFQQVYVDQPTVEDTISILRGLRERYELHHGVRISDSALVEAAILSDRYISGRFLPDKAIDLVDEAAAKLKMEITSKPTVLDEINRSVLKLEMERLSLKNDTDRASKDRLYRIEAELSILKEKQAQLTEQWEHEKSVMTRIQSIKEEIDRVNLEIQQAEREYDLNRAAELKYGSLNSLQRQLGSAEKELVEYMKSGKSMLREEVTGSDIAEIVSKWTGIPVSKLQQSEREKLLHLEEELHKRVVGQDPAVKAVAEAIQRSRAGLSDPRRPIASFMFMGPTGVGKTELAKALASYLFNTEEALVRIDMSEYMEKHAVSRLIGAPPGYVGYEEGGQLTETVRRRPYAVILFDEIEKAHSDVFNVFLQILDDGRVTDSQGRTVSFTNTVIIMTSNVGSQYILNTDDDVSPKELGYETIKQRVLDAARSIFRPEFMNRVDEYIVFQPLDRDQINTIVKLQLGRVQKRLADRKIKIQVTEAAVQLLGDLGYDPNYGARPVKRVIQQNVENELAKGILRGEFKDEETVLIDTEVTAFSNGQLPQQKLVFKRLESGIEAPAAEDKGVFSPTL